Genomic window (Streptomyces sp. TG1A-60):
CGGCTGGGCCTCGCCCCCGTGCGCTACTACCAGCTGCTCAACGCCCTGCTGGACGACGAACGGGCCCTCGCCCACGACCCGGTGACGGTGAACCGGCTGCGGCGCGTGCGGGAGGGGCGGCGCGCCGAGAGATGACGCTAGGGTCTCAGCCATGGGCAGCCACAAGGACGCAGAGAACCCCAAGGCCACCTTGCCGACACCC
Coding sequences:
- a CDS encoding DUF3263 domain-containing protein; protein product: MDELDAREQAILALERQGWPGPGAKERAVRERLGLAPVRYYQLLNALLDDERALAHDPVTVNRLRRVREGRRAER